The following DNA comes from Deltaproteobacteria bacterium.
CAGGGCTCATGAAGGGGGAGAGGAGGCCCGAAAGATTACCAAAGGCAAGCCTTGCCCGGAGGTCAATTTTGTTGTCCGGGAAAATACTCCCTTTCAGGCTCACATCCAGGTTGTCAGCAATAAGCTCCCCCTTCCTGAGCTTTATCTCTTTATGAAGGAACTGGAGAGAAGTGTCTATTTGAAGAGGTTTTTTCTTTTTATCGTAAACGAGGCTTGCCTTAAGGTCCGCTTTATTATTGTTATAGCTAAAGTGAGCGGCAAAGTCCCCCTGTCCTTTAAAGGGCAACTCTTTTTTTATGTAACGGGAGACCCTGTTAAAAGGAATTTTTCCCCTTATGCTCCCTTTTACATATTTCAATGGTTTTATGCCGATTGTTGCCGAGCCGGAGAGGGTGCTCCACTCCGGGGAGATGGATATGTTGTGAAGCTTTATTTTTGCTTCATCTTTCGTTCCTTCCACTTTTATACCGCTAAAATCTTCCTGCCGTCCTTTCATGGCGACCTTGCCTTTTGCCGCATTGATTGTGAAGGTATCACTGCCTGTATCTGTTTTTGACGTTGAAATATAGGCCTCTTCTATCTCGATGAATTCATCTTCACTTAGCCTGATTATGAAGTGCCCTTTTTCAACGCTGATTTCTCTGATGCTGGCTTTGAAAAACTCGGGCTGAAGTTTGTCCTTAACGGTGTCGTCTCTCCTGAACTTCTCCGGCAGAGCGCCGGAAAAAGCATCCAGTTCAGGCTCGATGACTGAAATACGGTTAATGTTAATTGTCCCTGAAAAGGCCTGGATGGGATTAAGTTCGGCTCTGATCTTTTTTAAGTGAAAGACCGCTTTTTCCTTTTCTTCAATAAGAAAAGTGATCTCTGACATTTCAATGCCGGGAGGAAATAAAGAAAGTTCAACCTTGCCGATTTCCGTCTCTCCGCCGGTGAATTCATTGATAATTCTTTTTGTCGATGTGATGATGAGAGGATAAATATAACCATTTATAAAAAAATACGATGCCGCTGTCGTGAGAATAAGAACAGCGGCAAAAAAGGTAAAAACTTTTATTGCTCTTTTTTTCAATTAGATGTGTCCTGTCCTTTTACATTGAAAGCTGAATAAACACTATAACAGACAACTTTTCCTTTGACAAGAATAGGCCTTTTAGCTATCATGAGCGTTTCTAAATTATGGATATTCAAAAGATATTAAAGCTTGTTGAAGGCGATCTTCTGCGTGTGGAAGATGAGTTCAGGAGAAACCTCCAGTCCAGGGTAGAGCTTATACCCAAGGTGGGGGAATATGTGCTCCTTAGCGGCGGCAAAAGGCTGCGTCCCATTCTTTTACTCATGACTGCCAAAGTCGTGCAATATAACGGTAATGATCATATCCTTCTGGCCAGTGTTGTCGAGTTTATTCATACGGCCACGCTCCTGCATGATGACGTTGTCGACAATGCAGACTTAAGGCGCGGAATGACTTCGGCCAACTCCGTCTGGGGCAACGAAGCCAGTGTTCTTATCGGCGACTTTCTATACTCCAAATCTTTTTCCATGGCTGTTCAGTGCAATAGCATCAAGATACTCAAGGTTCTTTCCGACGCTACGACAGATATGGCGAGGGGGATGGTTTTTGAGTTGATTAAAACAAATGATATTAATACGACGGAAGAGGATTATATCCAGGTAATTATTGATAAAACAGCCGTGCTCATCGCTGCTGCCTGTCAGGTAGGCGGAATCCTTGGAGAGGTGGATGAAGAAAGAGAACTTGCCCTCAGGGATTACGGCATGAATATGGGGATTGCCTTCCAACTGATGGATGACAGTATGGATTATGTCTCTACGGAAGAAGATTTCGGTAAAACCATAGGAACGGATCTGCAGGAAGGAAAAGTAACGCTTCCAGTGATTAAGGCGCTCAATGAATGTACCTCTGAAGAGAAAGAATCTATCAGTGGGCTTCTTGATTTGGATGAAATAAACGAAGATGACCTTTCCCTTGCCCTGGATCTTATCAATAAGTATGGGGGGATTGACTATACTGTTCAAAAGGCGAGAGATTACATTGCCAGGGCAAAGGAGAATATTGCTGTTTTTGAGGACTCTGAAATGAAGGAGGCCCTTCTTGAAATGGCAAACTACGTGGTTGAAAGAGAGAACTAGCTGACTTCTTTTGAAAGGGATAATCAACTATCTTGCCAGCCGGCTGAGTAACATTTCCATCATTGATGGCTAGTCCCTGTTCCCAATTTATAAAATCTGCACAGGTTAAAAAAAGAGAATGAATAAACTGGATGATTACCGTCTGAAACTGGGCGGGAAAGAATACGTGCCCATTATGCTTGGCGGTATGGGTGTTGATATTTCCAATGCCGAACTGGCGCTTGAAGTTGCCAGGCTTGGCGGAATAGGGCACATATCTGATGCGCTCATCCAGTCTGTTTCCGACAAATATTACGGAACAAGCTTCGATAGGGAAAAACTCAACAAATACCGGCATGTGGCGCCTCTTCGAAACAAGGCAGAGGCGCAGTTTGACCTTGCTCATGTTGAAAAGGCGACCAAACTTCACGTCGAACATACCATGAACGGCAAGAAGGGTGACGGCGCCATCTACATTAACTGCATGGAAAAGCTGACCATGAATGCGCCAAAGGAGACGCTCAGAACGCGGCTGGCGGCAGCCATGGATGCGGGCATAGACGGCATTACGCTAAGCGCCGGACTCCATCTCGGCTCCTTTGATCTGATTAGTGATCATCCCCGATTCCGTGACACTCAACTCGGTGTTATTGTGTCATCCTTAAGGGCCCTTATGCTCTTTCTTAAAAGAGCTGCAAGGGTTAATAGAATGCCCGACTTCATTGTCGTAGAAGGGCCTCTTGCCGGTGGTCACCTCGGTTTTGGTGCAGAAGACTGGAAGAAATTCAACCTGAAAGATATTGTCGCCGAAGTTATTAGATACCTCAAGGATAAGGACATTCATATCCCCGTTATTCCGGCAGGGGGGATTTTTACGGGGACCGACGGCGTTGAATTCATGGCTATGGGCGCATCAGGAATCCAGGTAGCCAACCGTTTTACCATTACCAGAGAATGCGCCATGCCTGATGAGGTAAAACAGGAGTACTTTAAGGCAAAAGAAGAAGATATTGTTGTCAATACGATCTCTCCGACAGGCTATCCTATGCGTATGCTTAAGCATTGCCCTGCCGTCGGTTCCGGTGTGAAACCTAATTGCGAAATGCTCGGTTATCTTCTCGACAAGGACGGTAACTGCAGTTATATTGATTCTTACTACAGGGAACTGGAGAAGGGGGATAAAGTATCCGTTTTTGACAAGACCTGCTTATGTTTCCAAATGAAAAACTATAAGTGCTGGACATGCGGACATTACGTTTATCGTCTGAAAGATACGACAAACCGGCTTGCCGACGGCAGCTACCAGTTGCTTACGGCTGAGCAGGTTTTTGAAGATTACCAGTTCAGCACGGATCACGCCATTAAAGTACCATCACTTCCATAAGGAGTGGTACTATCTCCTTTTCAGTAAGCCTTTCAGTTCTGTTTAAAAAATGCCATCATGGGGATTTAAGTGACCTATGAAAAAGCCTGCTATCTACATGGATAATGCAGCCACGTCTTTTCCCAAGCCTGAATCCGTATACAGGGCCGTGGAAGAGATGATGCGAACAAGAGGCGGCAATCCCGGCCGGTCGGGTCACAGGATGGCCCTTGCCGCCAACAGGGTAATATTCGATGCAAGAGAATCCCTGGCAAACCTCTTTTCCATAAAAGACAGTTCCCGCCTTATTTTTACTTCAAACGCCACAGAGGCGCTCAATCTTGCAATCAAGGGAATTGTCGGAGAGGGTTCCCATGTTATTACTTCGGGGATTGAACACAGCTCCATAACAAGACCCCTTTCCGCCTTGCAGAAAAAAGGGGTGCAAGTCAGTAAAATAGATTGTGACAAGGACGGCTGTTTCCATGCGGAAGAGATAAAAAAAAAGATAAAGAATAATACCTCCCTCATTGCCCTTACCCATGCCTCTAACGTTATTGGAACCATTGAGCCTGTTGCCGGGATTGGCGCTTTGGCCAGGGAAAGGAACGTTCCTTTTCTTCTCGATGCAGCCCAGACGGCAGGGACTATGCCAATTGATGTGAATGAGCTTAAAATTGATCTCCTGGCGGCGGCGGGACATAAAAGCCTGCTGGGAATGCAGGGGACGGGGATTCTCTATATTGCTCCCCATATTAATCTTACTCCCCTTAAAGAGGGGGGCACAGGCGCCGGTATTTCAGGTGATGAACAGCCCCTTGAGCTTCCCGACAGGTTTGAAGCGGGAACGATGAATACGCCGGGTATTGCCGGCCTTGGCGCCGGTGCGAGGTTCATCCTGGAAGAGGGTTTTCCTGCCATCAGGCAAAAGGAAATGAGCCTTATAAAAAGGCTGATAGAAGGTCTTGCCGGTGAACCTGGCATCACGATTTACGGCAGTCTCCATGCAGAAGAGAGAGTCTCTCTTCTCTCCTTTAACATTAAAGGGATAGATTCTTCGGAAGTGGCCTTTCGCCTCGATGATGAGTACGGTATAATGACGCGGGGAGGGCTGCATTGTGCTGCCGATGCCCACAAATTCCTTGGGACCTATCCGGGAGGGTGTGTCAGATTAAGCCCCGGTTACTTTAACACTATGGAAGAGATTGATGCCGTCATAGCGGCTGTGCGGGAAATTGCCGGGGGAAAGTAGTTGTGTGGGAAGCTGAAAAGAGGGAGAAACTGAGAAAGAGAGAGGGGACTTTTCTCGTTTTTGAAACAACCCACCTGACCATGAAAGTGGAAAGCCTTTTTAATAATAACGGCATAGCAAACAGGCTCTTTCCGAAAGCCAAAGGTGTTGTCAGTAAATGCGGGCTTATGGTCAAGATACTTGAAAGTGACCTTGAAAAGGCGAAGGGCCTTTGTGAAAAAGAGGGGATTATTATTAATGAAGTTGTTATAGTCGAATGAGTAAAAATATTTCGCGCAAAGACGTTTATGCCCTGCGGGTGCAAAGAGTGCAAAGAAATAACCTATAAAATAAGAATCAAAATGTTAAAACCGCTTATTATTTTTTTTATTGTTTCATCTCTTAACTTAAATATAGCTAGTGCCTTTTCCCAGGAGTACAGGTGGGTAGATGAAAAGGGCGTGTTGCATTTTTCCGACAATCCCCCGCCGGAAGATCTTAAGTCGAAACCTCCTTTAATAGAGAATCCCGAGTCTCTGGTAAAAGAGCCGGAACAAAAGCCTGCACCGGAAGTAAAGACAAAGCCGAAGCCTAAAGTAAATCCCCCAAAAAAACCGACAGTAAAAGTAGTTCCTTTAAAATCAGAGGAAGGGAAAAAACTGTACGATATTAGGGGAAAAGTAGCTCAAATAGCAGGAGTGGATGCAATAATTCTCACTTCAGGAGAAAAGGTTAAGTATATTGGTGTACGTGACCCATCGACATTTCTTTCTAAAAACGATTTGTCGCACAGGATGACTGAAGTGCTAAGTTTTCATGAAAAACTGGTTAAGGGCAAGACAGTAACGGTTTTGCTCGGTAAAAGAAAGAAAGATAAAAAAGGAAATTACCTGGGGCATGTTTTTCTGGGGCAGCAGGCCTTTGTCAATGCTGAGTTGCTC
Coding sequences within:
- a CDS encoding polyprenyl synthetase family protein, whose protein sequence is MQKILKLVEGDLLRVEDEFRRNLQSRVELIPKVGEYVLLSGGKRLRPILLLMTAKVVQYNGNDHILLASVVEFIHTATLLHDDVVDNADLRRGMTSANSVWGNEASVLIGDFLYSKSFSMAVQCNSIKILKVLSDATTDMARGMVFELIKTNDINTTEEDYIQVIIDKTAVLIAAACQVGGILGEVDEERELALRDYGMNMGIAFQLMDDSMDYVSTEEDFGKTIGTDLQEGKVTLPVIKALNECTSEEKESISGLLDLDEINEDDLSLALDLINKYGGIDYTVQKARDYIARAKENIAVFEDSEMKEALLEMANYVVEREN
- a CDS encoding nitronate monooxygenase, which gives rise to MNKLDDYRLKLGGKEYVPIMLGGMGVDISNAELALEVARLGGIGHISDALIQSVSDKYYGTSFDREKLNKYRHVAPLRNKAEAQFDLAHVEKATKLHVEHTMNGKKGDGAIYINCMEKLTMNAPKETLRTRLAAAMDAGIDGITLSAGLHLGSFDLISDHPRFRDTQLGVIVSSLRALMLFLKRAARVNRMPDFIVVEGPLAGGHLGFGAEDWKKFNLKDIVAEVIRYLKDKDIHIPVIPAGGIFTGTDGVEFMAMGASGIQVANRFTITRECAMPDEVKQEYFKAKEEDIVVNTISPTGYPMRMLKHCPAVGSGVKPNCEMLGYLLDKDGNCSYIDSYYRELEKGDKVSVFDKTCLCFQMKNYKCWTCGHYVYRLKDTTNRLADGSYQLLTAEQVFEDYQFSTDHAIKVPSLP
- a CDS encoding cysteine desulfurase; this translates as MKKPAIYMDNAATSFPKPESVYRAVEEMMRTRGGNPGRSGHRMALAANRVIFDARESLANLFSIKDSSRLIFTSNATEALNLAIKGIVGEGSHVITSGIEHSSITRPLSALQKKGVQVSKIDCDKDGCFHAEEIKKKIKNNTSLIALTHASNVIGTIEPVAGIGALARERNVPFLLDAAQTAGTMPIDVNELKIDLLAAAGHKSLLGMQGTGILYIAPHINLTPLKEGGTGAGISGDEQPLELPDRFEAGTMNTPGIAGLGAGARFILEEGFPAIRQKEMSLIKRLIEGLAGEPGITIYGSLHAEERVSLLSFNIKGIDSSEVAFRLDDEYGIMTRGGLHCAADAHKFLGTYPGGCVRLSPGYFNTMEEIDAVIAAVREIAGGK
- a CDS encoding DUF3343 domain-containing protein — translated: MWEAEKREKLRKREGTFLVFETTHLTMKVESLFNNNGIANRLFPKAKGVVSKCGLMVKILESDLEKAKGLCEKEGIIINEVVIVE
- a CDS encoding thermonuclease family protein, producing MLKPLIIFFIVSSLNLNIASAFSQEYRWVDEKGVLHFSDNPPPEDLKSKPPLIENPESLVKEPEQKPAPEVKTKPKPKVNPPKKPTVKVVPLKSEEGKKLYDIRGKVAQIAGVDAIILTSGEKVKYIGVRDPSTFLSKNDLSHRMTEVLSFHEKLVKGKTVTVLLGKRKKDKKGNYLGHVFLGQQAFVNAELLRKGFAMTEEYPGDFEYQALFIRLQRDAQEKGLGIWKY